The segment ACAACCCAGTAAGCGAGCAGGCCAAAGAAAAGATGGGCATCGCTGCGCTGATCCGTCTGATGAAAGAGCGGGCGCAAGTGTAGATCCGTCTTGAGCTGACGATTCGTGCACTCTATCTCTCGGATCAAGTTGTAGTAGTCCCAGGTGGTGCGCTCGTCTAGTGTACGGACGTTGGTGCGCAGGAAGTAACCGCCGTGACCGCCCTCTACCTTGGAGAGGTCTTTGATCTTCCAAGCCACCTCTTGCATCTCTAGGGGCTTCTCCTCACTGCGGATGTAGTTGATCTCGTAGTAGCGTGCAATCGACGGATAACGCTCTATGGCTCTGCCTGTTCGCTCCACGACCCTTTCGTACTTCTTCGTGCCTCCCTTCTTCTTGATCGCCTCGTTTATCTTGATCAACTCAGCCTCAAAACGACTGCGCCATTGCCTGTTCATAGAGGCTTCGGTCATCGCTTTTGAGGGGGAGGTAATCTCTAGAAAATAGTCCTCATCGGGAGCCGTGTGCACCTCACGAAGCTTGATCTCTCGCTTGCTGGAGTCCTGCACGACGATACACTTGTGGTTCTCTCGGAGGGTGTACTCCTTCAGCCTCGTACGCGAGACGCAGAGGTAGTTGTAGCCCTTCGCTTTGATTTTCGTTAGGTTCTCCTCAGTGGCAATGCCCGCATCCATAACGATCAGCGTCTTTTCCTTTCTGGCAGGGCTTTTCTGAGCCAAGCTCTCAATCATATCGGGCAAAGACTTCGGGTCTGCCGTATTGCCCTCGAGGATCGAAGAGTAGCGAATGAACCCCTCTTTGTTGATGCACAGTGCCAAGACGAGGAGTTTGCAGTCGGAGCGTTTTTCTTTGGATCGACCAAACTTGCTCTTCTGGCTATTGCGCTTGCTTCCCTCAAAGTAGAAGTTAGTCAAGTCAAACAGCATCAGCTTATTGTCTATGTTAAAGAGGTGGTCGGTCATCATGCAGAGATGATGCTCAAGTTGCTCCTTGAGGGCAAAGAGCTGGTCGGTAATCGTGTAAAGCGCATTCCTACCTGGGAGCCAATCGGGGCGACCTGAGTAGAGTTCAGTAGCCGCCGAATTGTCACGCATAGTGAAGTAGGAGGCGTGCTCAGAGGTGGCATAGACGGTGCGAACGATCAGTGCAGAGAGAGCCGTGTGGATGGCCTGCTCCGACCAACCTTGACGCTTCAAAAAGCTCTCCAGCTCTAGCTTATCAATGGTTTGCTTGCAGAGCCACTCGGCTCCCACATTGCGAGCATCGGTGTGCTTGGCGGAGTCCAAGTCGATGTAGTGCTCCGCCTCCTTGCGAGCAGCCTGCTCTCGCTTGTCAAAGCGATCTATCCCGCCCTCCTGAACCATCCTATTCCACCATTCGTCAGCCTTAGCTTGTTCGTGTTCGGTCAACCCATTGAGTCGTTCGGAGAAGAGCGTCGTGGCGTGACGATTCTCAAACCTATTCGTCAGTGCACGAGCGATCTTCTTAGCCTGCAGAGCATCAATGGAGGGGTCGAAGCCGACGTTGAGCAGGATCAGCGAATGGACATTTCCCCGCACATCACGATAAGACTCCTTCAGTCGATAATAAGGAGCCTTCTCGCCGATTGTAGGGTTGAAACGGGTCTGAACATTTGCGTGCATGGCGCAAAGTAACAACAAATATTTCACCCAAAAGTGTCCTACAAATCGGAATCAGCTCCGATCGCCAAAAGCCCCCTTTGACACTCAGCGAGTTACGACTCTCGC is part of the Porphyromonas asaccharolytica DSM 20707 genome and harbors:
- a CDS encoding IS1634 family transposase is translated as MHANVQTRFNPTIGEKAPYYRLKESYRDVRGNVHSLILLNVGFDPSIDALQAKKIARALTNRFENRHATTLFSERLNGLTEHEQAKADEWWNRMVQEGGIDRFDKREQAARKEAEHYIDLDSAKHTDARNVGAEWLCKQTIDKLELESFLKRQGWSEQAIHTALSALIVRTVYATSEHASYFTMRDNSAATELYSGRPDWLPGRNALYTITDQLFALKEQLEHHLCMMTDHLFNIDNKLMLFDLTNFYFEGSKRNSQKSKFGRSKEKRSDCKLLVLALCINKEGFIRYSSILEGNTADPKSLPDMIESLAQKSPARKEKTLIVMDAGIATEENLTKIKAKGYNYLCVSRTRLKEYTLRENHKCIVVQDSSKREIKLREVHTAPDEDYFLEITSPSKAMTEASMNRQWRSRFEAELIKINEAIKKKGGTKKYERVVERTGRAIERYPSIARYYEINYIRSEEKPLEMQEVAWKIKDLSKVEGGHGGYFLRTNVRTLDERTTWDYYNLIREIECTNRQLKTDLHLRPLFHQTDQRSDAHLFFGLLAYWVVNTIRCGLKAQGENCYWREIVRRMSTQKLVTTEGVNPLGEKVEMRQCSKPSKQATEIYQKLGLREAPFRKIKICRTQSP